A region of Selenomonadales bacterium 4137-cl DNA encodes the following proteins:
- the recG gene encoding ATP-dependent DNA helicase RecG encodes MAIGRDTNIKFIKGVGPAKAAMLAKLGIFTLGDLLEHYPRRYEDRSQLKPIRALADGELQTFQAIVGAVTDSRPRRGLTLTKLTVRDATGTAQMVWFNQPYVKKWFRPGMELIISGKVERRYGQVQVSHPEVEVVDGADLLHTGRIVPVYPASESVGQRWLRTLIRQALDAEGDRPEFLPPEVLAQHKLMGSRAALENIHFPADAAALEAARRRLVFEELYLLQCGLLYLKSLNRQEGAGIKHGPDDALVKKVEAALPFALTKDQRTALAEIKADMEDARPMQRLVQGDVGSGKTVLAAIALAKTAADGYQGAMMAPTEILAEQHCHTLAQLLAPHGVRIAALTGSLTKRTREEVLNRLRDGLVDVVVGTHALIQEDVIFRHLGLVVTDEQHRFGVRQRALLQAKGPTPDVLVMTATPIPRTMALTVYGDLDVSVIRELPPGRKPVKTYAVGGDMRARVYNFIVKEVAAGRQGYVVCPLVEESDKLEVQAATQLYEQLKGTYFRDISCALVHGRMKATEKEAAMRAFYGGEVKVLVATTVIEVGVNVPNATVMAVEGADRFGLAQLHQLRGRIGRGEHQSYCILLSDNQSPETRERLAIMAQVQDGFVLAEKDLELRGPGQFFGTRQHGMPDLKIADIVKDTGVLLEARQAAQRTVAAPGLFAAVRPVLGKRFGDHFGMIFQG; translated from the coding sequence TTGGCTATAGGACGAGATACGAACATAAAATTCATTAAGGGCGTGGGGCCTGCCAAGGCGGCGATGCTGGCCAAGCTGGGCATCTTCACGCTCGGCGACCTGCTGGAGCATTATCCGCGCCGCTATGAGGACCGCAGCCAGTTGAAGCCGATACGGGCTTTGGCCGACGGCGAGCTGCAGACTTTTCAGGCGATCGTGGGAGCGGTAACCGATTCGCGGCCGCGGCGGGGCCTGACGCTGACGAAGCTGACGGTGCGGGATGCGACCGGCACCGCGCAGATGGTGTGGTTCAACCAGCCGTATGTGAAGAAGTGGTTCAGGCCGGGGATGGAGCTGATAATTTCCGGCAAGGTGGAGCGGCGCTACGGACAGGTGCAGGTGTCCCACCCGGAGGTCGAGGTGGTCGACGGCGCGGACTTGCTCCATACGGGGCGGATCGTGCCGGTTTACCCGGCGAGCGAGAGCGTCGGCCAGCGCTGGCTTAGGACGCTGATCCGTCAGGCGCTGGACGCGGAGGGCGACCGGCCTGAGTTTCTGCCGCCGGAGGTGCTGGCGCAGCATAAGCTGATGGGCAGCCGGGCGGCGCTGGAGAATATCCATTTTCCGGCCGATGCGGCGGCGCTGGAGGCGGCCAGGCGGCGACTGGTGTTCGAGGAGTTGTATCTGCTGCAGTGCGGGCTGTTGTACCTTAAGAGCTTGAACAGGCAGGAGGGCGCGGGGATCAAGCACGGGCCTGACGACGCGTTGGTGAAGAAGGTGGAGGCGGCGCTGCCGTTCGCGCTGACGAAGGATCAGCGGACGGCGCTGGCTGAGATCAAGGCCGATATGGAGGACGCCCGGCCGATGCAGCGACTCGTGCAGGGGGATGTCGGCTCGGGCAAGACGGTGTTGGCGGCGATCGCGCTGGCCAAGACGGCGGCCGACGGCTACCAGGGGGCGATGATGGCGCCGACGGAGATTTTGGCCGAGCAGCACTGCCATACGCTCGCCCAGCTATTGGCGCCGCACGGTGTGAGGATCGCGGCGCTGACCGGCAGTCTGACGAAGCGGACGCGCGAGGAGGTGCTGAATCGCCTGCGCGACGGCCTGGTGGACGTGGTGGTCGGCACCCATGCGTTAATTCAGGAGGATGTTATTTTCCGGCACCTCGGGCTGGTGGTGACTGACGAGCAGCACCGCTTCGGGGTGCGGCAGCGGGCGCTGCTGCAGGCCAAGGGGCCGACGCCGGACGTGCTGGTGATGACGGCGACGCCCATCCCGCGGACAATGGCGCTGACGGTGTACGGAGACCTGGACGTGTCGGTGATCCGCGAGCTGCCGCCGGGCCGCAAGCCGGTGAAGACGTACGCGGTCGGCGGCGATATGCGCGCGCGGGTGTATAATTTTATTGTGAAGGAGGTTGCGGCCGGCCGCCAGGGGTATGTGGTCTGTCCGCTGGTGGAGGAGTCAGACAAGTTGGAGGTGCAGGCCGCAACCCAACTGTACGAGCAATTGAAGGGGACGTATTTCCGCGATATATCCTGCGCGCTGGTGCACGGCCGGATGAAAGCGACGGAGAAGGAAGCGGCGATGCGCGCTTTCTACGGCGGCGAGGTGAAGGTGCTGGTGGCGACGACGGTGATCGAGGTGGGGGTTAACGTGCCCAACGCCACCGTGATGGCGGTGGAGGGGGCGGACCGCTTCGGCCTGGCCCAGCTCCATCAGCTCAGGGGCCGTATCGGACGCGGCGAGCATCAGTCGTATTGCATTTTGCTGTCGGATAATCAGAGCCCGGAAACGCGGGAGCGGCTGGCGATAATGGCGCAAGTCCAGGACGGGTTTGTGCTGGCGGAGAAGGACTTGGAGCTTAGGGGGCCGGGACAGTTTTTCGGCACCCGCCAGCATGGCATGCCCGATTTGAAGATCGCCGATATCGTCAAGGACACGGGGGTGCTGCTGGAGGCGCGCCAGGCGGCGCAGCGGACGGTGGCGGCGCCTGGTTTGTTCGCGGCGGTGCGCCCGGTGTTGGGCAAACGATTCGGCGACCATTTCGGGATGATTTTTCAGGGGTAA
- a CDS encoding DUF1858 domain-containing protein gives MITKETPIGEVLRRCPAAREVFARHGLGCIGCMGAANETVAGGARMHEVDVEKLLAELNKAAQE, from the coding sequence GTGATCACGAAGGAGACGCCGATCGGCGAGGTTTTGCGGCGCTGCCCCGCGGCGCGGGAAGTGTTCGCCCGCCACGGCCTGGGCTGTATCGGCTGCATGGGAGCGGCCAACGAGACGGTGGCCGGCGGCGCCCGCATGCATGAGGTGGATGTGGAGAAGCTGTTGGCGGAGCTTAATAAGGCCGCTCAGGAGTAG
- a CDS encoding 3D domain-containing protein, with protein MKNINKIIVCTFTMFTLALGAATPLAWAALGERELAPGTQGDDVRQLQAALAEKGFGTGDRDGVYGSRTAAAVQKLEKSLAIEADGVADLGVITALTGKSAAVKQGAAPDSHKRALDIVATAYASGPHDNGKWGSLTHLGTRVRPGIIAVDPRVIPLGARVYIEFADGRGVYATAEDTGGAIKGNRIDIAMGSVDEAYEFGMQKVKVYVL; from the coding sequence ATGAAAAACATCAACAAGATTATTGTATGTACCTTCACCATGTTCACTTTGGCTTTGGGCGCGGCTACGCCGCTGGCGTGGGCGGCTTTGGGCGAGCGCGAGCTTGCCCCGGGCACCCAGGGAGATGACGTGCGTCAGCTTCAGGCCGCTCTGGCCGAGAAAGGCTTCGGCACCGGCGACCGGGACGGCGTGTACGGCAGCCGTACCGCCGCGGCGGTTCAAAAGCTGGAAAAATCGCTTGCTATCGAGGCCGACGGCGTTGCCGATCTGGGCGTCATCACGGCGCTGACCGGTAAGAGCGCGGCGGTAAAGCAGGGCGCGGCGCCTGACAGCCATAAGCGTGCGCTTGACATCGTCGCGACGGCGTACGCGTCCGGCCCGCACGATAACGGCAAGTGGGGCAGCCTGACTCACCTGGGCACCCGGGTCCGTCCCGGCATTATCGCCGTCGACCCGCGGGTTATCCCCCTCGGCGCACGGGTGTATATCGAGTTCGCCGACGGCCGCGGCGTATACGCGACCGCCGAGGATACCGGTGGCGCCATCAAGGGCAACCGCATCGACATCGCCATGGGGTCGGTCGACGAAGCATATGAGTTCGGCATGCAGAAGGTAAAGGTGTACGTGCTGTAA
- a CDS encoding FAD-dependent oxidoreductase, which produces MLNEWFKTKKPHKLPPRTQAASTAAAPRKYDAIVVGAGPSGASAACFMARDGLDVLLLERGPFPGAKTCGGAAVIAEQIHELFPNFWEECRYERIVTRLDYWWLNDDSAVTAGFTSGRLAAAPYNRLSVKRKNFYSWLAAKAVSAGATLLLGHTVDDVLLDHGRTVGVHVSPPQNTTFLADIVILADGANSLLAERAGLNSSVTAKNLSLYAKETIALPPETIEERFNLPPGQGAAIGLIGYPTAGFNGTGSIHLFRDGVNINAGMSVSDFAAGGFGPGDLLERIKKHPRIQPLLAGGVTAEYGAAMIPEGGYHAIPPLVHPGLLIAGDAASLVNGTQGINLAMWSGFYAAKAAFEAKKSRDFSARKLSLYRTLLDESFILQNMRANAKAAALQRDRPYLFDLYSRMANEAAYQMARAYPMPMNAKRKFIWHKVTSLQPVGKIAADLWQVLKVVKG; this is translated from the coding sequence ATGCTCAACGAATGGTTCAAAACAAAAAAACCGCATAAACTGCCACCGCGCACACAAGCCGCGAGCACCGCCGCCGCCCCGCGAAAATACGACGCCATCGTCGTCGGCGCCGGGCCGTCCGGCGCCAGTGCCGCATGCTTCATGGCCCGCGACGGCCTTGATGTCCTGCTCCTCGAACGCGGCCCCTTCCCCGGCGCCAAGACATGCGGCGGTGCGGCCGTCATCGCCGAACAAATCCACGAACTCTTTCCCAACTTCTGGGAAGAGTGCCGTTACGAGCGCATCGTCACCCGCCTCGACTACTGGTGGCTCAACGACGATTCGGCCGTCACCGCCGGCTTCACCAGCGGGCGCCTGGCCGCTGCCCCGTACAACCGCCTGTCCGTGAAACGCAAAAACTTCTACTCGTGGCTGGCCGCCAAGGCGGTATCCGCTGGCGCTACCCTCCTGCTCGGCCACACGGTCGACGACGTCCTCCTCGACCACGGCCGGACCGTAGGCGTCCATGTGTCCCCGCCCCAGAACACGACCTTTCTCGCCGACATCGTCATCCTCGCCGACGGCGCCAACTCCCTCCTCGCCGAACGGGCCGGCCTCAACTCCAGCGTAACGGCAAAAAACCTCTCCCTGTACGCCAAAGAAACCATCGCCCTCCCCCCCGAAACCATCGAGGAGCGCTTCAACCTCCCGCCCGGCCAGGGCGCCGCCATCGGCCTCATCGGCTACCCCACCGCCGGCTTTAACGGCACCGGATCAATCCACCTCTTCCGCGACGGCGTCAACATCAACGCCGGCATGTCCGTCAGCGACTTCGCCGCCGGTGGCTTCGGCCCCGGCGACCTCCTTGAGCGCATAAAAAAACACCCCCGCATCCAGCCTCTCCTGGCCGGGGGCGTAACCGCCGAATACGGCGCCGCCATGATCCCCGAAGGCGGCTACCACGCCATTCCACCCCTTGTCCATCCAGGTCTCCTCATCGCCGGCGACGCCGCCTCGCTTGTCAACGGCACCCAGGGCATCAACCTCGCCATGTGGTCTGGCTTCTACGCCGCCAAAGCAGCCTTTGAAGCGAAAAAAAGCCGCGACTTCTCAGCCCGCAAGCTTTCACTCTACCGCACCCTCCTGGACGAAAGCTTTATCCTCCAGAACATGCGCGCCAATGCCAAAGCCGCCGCCCTCCAGCGCGACAGACCCTACCTCTTCGACCTCTACAGCCGCATGGCCAACGAGGCCGCTTACCAAATGGCCCGTGCCTATCCCATGCCCATGAATGCCAAGCGCAAATTCATCTGGCACAAAGTCACCAGCCTCCAACCCGTTGGCAAGATAGCCGCCGACCTCTGGCAGGTCCTCAAGGTGGTAAAAGGATGA
- a CDS encoding TVP38/TMEM64 family protein, with product MGKILGWLFIIAAGALFYWWQPDIVQHAYGIIRKGDIAALAEYLHSFGAWGVAVTIGLFVVMTFTIVFPFMILSGAAGIVYGLAWGTLISWSGEVIGAIIMFVFARFFFRQAVERWIAHSPYLKQVDDYSAANGFKALLIARLLPLAPSGIITAVAAVSRISARDFFWATFIGKLPPVIVKVLLGHDIVFAGENLTRLVAVVALVVALYGWLWWRRRGPRKDGQPERE from the coding sequence ATGGGCAAAATTTTGGGTTGGCTGTTTATAATCGCCGCCGGCGCTTTGTTCTATTGGTGGCAGCCGGATATCGTTCAACATGCCTACGGAATCATCAGGAAGGGCGACATCGCCGCCCTGGCCGAGTATCTCCACTCTTTCGGGGCCTGGGGAGTGGCGGTGACCATTGGCCTGTTTGTGGTGATGACCTTTACGATCGTTTTTCCGTTCATGATCCTGTCGGGCGCGGCGGGCATCGTTTACGGCCTGGCGTGGGGCACGCTCATTTCCTGGTCGGGCGAGGTTATCGGCGCGATTATCATGTTCGTTTTCGCCCGCTTTTTTTTCCGGCAGGCGGTGGAGCGGTGGATTGCCCACAGTCCGTATCTCAAGCAGGTGGACGATTACAGTGCGGCGAACGGCTTCAAGGCGCTGCTGATCGCTCGGCTGCTGCCGCTGGCGCCGTCGGGAATAATAACCGCGGTGGCGGCTGTGAGCCGTATATCGGCGCGGGATTTTTTCTGGGCTACTTTTATCGGCAAACTGCCGCCGGTGATCGTGAAGGTTTTGCTGGGCCACGATATCGTGTTCGCCGGTGAAAATCTGACCCGCCTGGTGGCGGTCGTGGCGCTGGTGGTGGCGTTGTACGGCTGGCTGTGGTGGCGGCGGCGCGGTCCGAGGAAGGACGGGCAGCCGGAACGGGAGTGA
- a CDS encoding 2-hydroxymuconate tautomerase has protein sequence MPIVQIDWVEGRSVEQKRELAEKVTAAVCEAGKCPPEAVTIIIRDQAKTNIAKAGVLMADRK, from the coding sequence ATGCCGATTGTGCAGATTGACTGGGTCGAAGGCCGCAGCGTGGAACAGAAGCGTGAATTGGCCGAAAAGGTAACCGCGGCCGTCTGTGAGGCCGGAAAGTGCCCGCCTGAGGCTGTTACGATCATTATCCGCGATCAGGCGAAGACGAATATCGCCAAAGCTGGCGTGTTGATGGCCGATAGGAAGTAA
- a CDS encoding 4Fe-4S dicluster domain-containing protein, with amino-acid sequence MTSTAAKVSLIEFRPDDDWQHIVIADQEECRRCPDKNCLRVCPAGVFAWDNHPGHPVLVRYKQCVECGACRLACPQGAIEFSYPRGGYGVVFHQG; translated from the coding sequence ATGACCAGCACCGCCGCCAAAGTGTCCCTCATCGAATTCCGCCCCGACGACGACTGGCAGCACATCGTCATCGCCGATCAGGAAGAATGCCGGCGCTGCCCGGACAAAAACTGCCTGCGCGTCTGCCCGGCGGGCGTCTTCGCGTGGGACAACCACCCCGGACACCCGGTCCTCGTCCGCTACAAGCAATGCGTCGAATGCGGCGCCTGCCGGCTGGCCTGCCCGCAGGGCGCGATCGAATTCTCATACCCCCGCGGCGGGTACGGCGTGGTATTCCACCAGGGCTAG
- the rpmB gene encoding 50S ribosomal protein L28 yields the protein MANVCEICGKGESSGMNVSHSNLKTKRTWKPNIQRVKALVQGEIKRVNVCTRCLRSGKIQRAV from the coding sequence ATGGCCAACGTTTGCGAAATCTGTGGCAAAGGCGAGAGCAGCGGCATGAATGTCAGCCACTCGAACCTCAAGACCAAACGCACCTGGAAACCCAACATCCAACGCGTAAAAGCCCTCGTCCAAGGTGAAATAAAGAGAGTCAACGTCTGCACCCGTTGCCTGCGTTCCGGTAAAATCCAGCGGGCGGTGTAA